AAGAacgaaaagatttttttaattcagggtgagaaaattatcatattattgttttaaatttcGATTTGTTCCTCAGTATTCCCTTGACTGTATCTGAAATCTCTGTCTCTAACATAACATAAGGACCCGATTACATGTGAAGTATGCTGGTAATTAGCTTTTTTTGTACTTCCTTCTGATTTATTATCATCCTTAAATCAATAACCctcgcattcgccaatttgcattgattcatgtatttttttgcttcatataaaacaacaaatttttcatctcGACGAAAAGTTCAATTCGAAAATACCGAATGTGAAATATTTGAGCTTGTTTCAACCTCatcttttatattttggaatctTCCATAGGAGGGGCAATTCGCTTACGGAAGCAAAGAGCATGTGCAATGAGCTTGAACGGTTCACAACTGATGCATATTGCAAATACGCAGAAGTGCATCTGGGTTTCTTTGCTAGGCAACGCACCTCGATATCAATATCCTGCAACAAGGTGTGATCATTCATGAAGTGGTGGTCTATCGAGTACGGTCGGATAGTAGTGCaagtttttaattgaatttgaattgttttgaatTCAATGAAGCAGCAAATTTGTTAATTGTGCGATTCAAAACGAGGGGATTTTCTCAATTCATGGTGAGAAAATTATCATATTAATGTTGTAAATTTCGATTTGTTGCCTTAGGAAGAAATTTTATGTTTTCGTTATTATAACGAATATTCAATGACAATTACGTATCTCTTGGTAGAATCCCATCATATAAGTTACAAGAAAAGAATTATCGACTTTGTCACACGATCAAAGCAATAATGTATCAGGTATAAAGTCACTCAAAGATCTtattaagttctttattaaaATTGGCTTTGCTTTCGGTCATTAACATGACCATCTTCAAGGCActggaaacaattttttacaTTACGAAATAccataaaaaaccaaaaaaactcATTAGTTATCTAAATCTGAACTTACATGTTATGGTTCTGccaaatttttcattgttagGTTTAGATTAATTGTAAGTTCAGATTTAGATAACTAATGAGTTTTTTTGGTATTTTATAGTCTTTCGTAAtgtaaaaaattgtttccagTGCCCTGAAGATGACCATGTAAAAGACCGAAAGCTAAGCCAAgtttaataaagaacttaataAGATATTTGAGTGACTTAATGACCTAACACATTATTCCTTTGATCTTGTGACAAAGTCGATAattcttttcttgcaaaatattcaatgagttgctataaaaataaatgtttatgAATCTACGTAACCATATTTTCGGTATTTACTTGTTGCGCAATTCGTCATATTGTGAGTGAAAAATATGGCGTAGGAGGGAAATTATTGATTGGAAATCGTGGACTAGTTATGCGCATGTGCAGATGTTTTCATTTAAAGGGAATCGATTGAATTTTCTGAGGTAATTGAATGATATAATGTTTGATGAAAAGCTGTCAgattaaaatttattcattctaccattattttcgattatCGTATATTTCAGTAATAAGGAAAGATTctagtataatttttttattattattaattcttcTGGTGATTTTGGTACCAGGTATTGAATTGAAGCCATACAATTGACCATACCTGGTACCAAAATCACCAGAAGAATTAATAAtgctaaaaaaattatactagGAATAAGATGgagaaatatacatttttctacTTGAAATCGGCAAAGAAGGAaatcaaaattcattttatgcTACCAGGAAAATCCTTTACTTACTTTACTTTCAATTTAACTTCTAAATTGGATTCGAAATGGCTCAGACAGTCTATTTTGATGTAAATTATTACGAATGATGCAATTATTTCGTTATTTTTGTGCTGATTGCAATATTATGGTCTCAGGTATGGTTAATTGTATGGCTTCATTGATTTCGACTGAAACTGGAGAGGAATAAGATGGAGAAATAGACATCTTTCTACTCGAAATCGGAAGAGAAAGAAATCAaaatccatttgaaaaaactccCAAAAGGGTAAGAACAAATGCATTTctctaaattttttcatttatactaGAACACATCCAGACAATTCGATTTATTCAACTTGGGGCCTTCAAgcattgaataaaaatgaatgctTGGTAGGATATCGAATATACGCTGTTTGGAGACTTTAACGCTCGGTTAGGACAAAAGTTTACGTTTAAATTCTAAACTTCATTGAACAAACtatacaaaatattttaatgatgTTAACAATTACATTCTTCCCCGTGTTCTTCGAGCCAGTTtacttcatttaaaatttttttcatactgaAAATCAAAGTTCGAAGCTACACCTGGAATTTGAGTTATTTCGTGTTCATACTCGAAATTCTTCTACTACTTTAATCACGGAATATTCATTTACGCTCAGTGCCGTTTCAATAACAATTTTGTTATAATCAGAAATTGAGATTTCACACAGATATTGAGATTAATACGGTTTAACAACAGGAAATGTTCAGACCAAAGTTTGTTTCTGCTAGGGCCAATTTCATAAACGAAAGGAAAGTCTCGTTTCCCTTGagaatttaataaaaatgaatgctCGTTAGGATATCAAATTACGCTGGTTGGAGACTTTAACGGTGGGTTAGGACAAAAGTTTACGTATGAATTCTGAACTTCTTTGGCCAAACTATACAAAATATTGTAATGATGTAAACAATTACAATATTTCCCGTGTTTTTCGAGCCAGTTCACTTCATTCAACATTTTTACTGAAAATCAAAGTTCAAAGCTACACctggaatttgaaatatttcgtgtTCCCTTTTTAAAAAAGGTATGACCATGGCTACTTTAAGTTTATCTGGAAAGATTCCCTCTGAAAAACAGTCGTTCATGATCTAACAGAGTGACGCTATAATATATGGAAGAGCTCTCTTCAATATTGCGACTGATATTCCATCTATATCtttagttttcttattttctaGAATTCTTGATATTTGCAATAATTCCTCCTGTGTTACCGGCAACAAAAACATCGTATTCCTTTCCTTCTTTTTGCTGTTTCGAAGtaatttctttgaatatttaggTGACTAAGTGGTCAGTTTTTGTGTTTCTCTTCCTACCGAAGTCAAATGAGCGTTCATTTCGCTAGCGTTTATGTTACTTTGAATATTCTTCAGATGATCTTTTTTGCTTGTCTCTCCCTGTATGAGCCGTTATGAAGTCTGATTCCTGTAGCTAGACTTTCTCAGTTTCTGCAATTTTTCCCTCTCGCAGATgcttaaatttcatttttgaggcACTTTTTTAAAGCTTCATAAAGCCTTTTTCACtctcataattattattatttcataagcctccaatatttttctcaaggtttgtattttgtattctgaataaattttCTTTCCACTTCTCACTTTCATTTTTACTTCAGGAAAGGATGTTTGAAATATATCGGCAAAAACAGCATAGAACTTATAGAATTGTCCCTGTGCACTTTTGGAATACACCTGGGTCCAATCCtgccttttcatattttcaatgaacTTGTGAATTGCTTTATCATTCATTTTTCTTAATCTTTCATACTTCACATCCACAGAATGTCCTTTTCAtacagaaaaattcaatatctgtGCCTTGTGGTCCCCTAAGTGAGGTTCAATTGTTCTGGTCTTACAGAGCCCTctttgtacagtgcatcccattttgggtgagacagccaggtttctggCTTGTTATTttagatagagccttgcggttttcacgttcctgtcctactttttcgtgaaactcaaaatggtctaatcagattttgcataactgttttcgttcaagagatacagggcgattttggaaattgatacttttgggaccccttctttatccccgaagttattcgaaataatgctgaggtgaaaactacgtctgcatcagaattctgcgtagaatccagtggagtactcaaatttttttttcggggtatggttttgaagattcaacacaaacctatatttttttttatggaacaccatgtatatgtTGTTCCATATAATTCCAGTTCCATGTAATTTGTGGAAGAGGTTTGGCCACTCATATTAGTAACAACTCTAGTTGGCTCTCTCGAGGTAACCAATGAATTATGACATGAAAACAAGTCATTTAAAGATCGAGATTGTGTTGACAGGGAGAGATAATCTATGTTGAGATCTCCACACAAGAAATTTACTTTAGAGACAGTACTACAGTAAACAAGAACATATTCCAAGGATTTAATAAACAAGTTGAAGTAACCTGAAGGAGGTCTATATACACTAATAACACAGAAAGTATTCTCACCAAATTTAATCTTAACTGCACACAGTTCACAGTGCATTTCGACCGAGTATTTGGCCACATTAAGCTGTTGCGCTTGAATTCCCAACTTGACATAAATAACAACACCCCCATGTTCACGGTTGGGTCTGGTATAAAAAGAGGCTATCTGATAATCAGCCAACGACATGTAGGGTTACCGCACAGAAGAACACCAATAACACCAAGTAAAACCTCAAAACAGGATATTTTATTTGTAGTATTTCCTTAGTTcatgtttttcttcgataactcttaaattttaaggaaattagtaaaaatcatagaaataatcagattaacGAGAGGACACTTCTTTTGTTacaggaagctcaatttttctgtgttcatcaatagttgaaaccatagaaatattgagaatcttaggtaaaaaaaggttttcgaccattttctatcatttatattcatataaaccatacgatgtcatatatttttgaaatcaggaaaaaattaagctttcaaaaaatggcacagaaatatagtgttcccattagaaaaacataactttgggtcatagcttcgtgaaTAAAAACCATTTtggaaagacgagcacgccactggattctacgtaaaaaagtgcctgtataatgttttaatttcagagctctatcatcagtatcaacgaagatataaatgttttttgatatcgccatttttccaaatttcgcttataactcgaaaacgaaagaaggtggccaaaaatgaatctcctctggtttaaaagttgtagtgctaaaacatcgaaatttgcccaccctgtacatagatTTCAACCAAAGATTTCTTGGGTcaaaatgaactttttttttccctCACTATTTTTGtcgattctattttttttctcatttagtATAGTGGGCATTCTGGACTTGACCGGCCTTGGATGGCATTTTATGCTTGGATgagattcatcacatcaataaaaaaaaactataatccGAAAATCATTTCTTTCGATTCCCTTCCATTCACGAGATAcaacttgaaataatttttttttattgcattttaaagATCCtgtttcaaccgagccgaatcgaaaaaaattttgaataaaaaattctgaCCCGGGAGATCTACTCTTACCTACCAGAGCTAGAGTAGGACTAGGTGAGTACAGATTGattgcaaaaaattaatacctgtttttcctgaaaaaagGTCCAGGGtgagtttgcatattcatggaaataatgaaaccatcatcatAACCAAACTTATCagcggaatttattgaaacttggtaTGTAATTGACACATGCGCAGGTTCAGTCAGAGacatattaatttattcattattccaGGACCGGACTTATTATTACTCATTTGAAGTGTTCaggttgaaaatataattttgtgtTTTGAATTTGAGATCATTGGTTAAATTCTCAAAAAGTGCATAtattcagcttcaatacgcgGTATCACTCAAAGTCACATCTTACatcctttttttattcaaagttTTAACTTGGACACTTCAAATGAGATATAATGAGTCCGATcttggaatattgaaaaaattaatatgtctctgactcgacctcggcatgtgtcaataacatcccaagtttcaattAATTCCGCTGATAAGTTTGGTTTTGataatgatttcattatttccatgaatatgcaaactcaccctgtagctttctTAGGAAAGACagaaattaagtttttgcagtCAATTCATACTCACCTAGCCCTACTCTACCTATGGTAATTTAATAGTATGTACAGTTACTTCCGGGACACCAGTATAATTTTTTCACACCAGTAGGAGAGCGAAATCTGGTTGCACGTTGATTGCCCGGTGAAGGATGCGCCATTTGTTGGATAAGATTCCAAATACACATCCTACAAAACGTCTTGCCTACTCAAACAGTAGTTGAATACCTTTTTCGCCACTGACAAATTTCGTCCTCCAAAGGGTCTCAATAAGTTCTTTCTTAACCCAAAAGCTTCATCAGCGATGAAAACATGAGATACTTTGGTTTCCACGGTACCAGGAAGACTCTTCTTTGTCgggatttcaatattttcattttcaattgatCTCCAAAACCTCGAACGCTGAAAAATCGAAGGGTGGCAATCCTTTTCATAGCTGCCAATATCCACGTACACAAAGCGGTACTCAGAATCTGCTATGGCTATGAGCACCACAGAGAAGTACTGTTTGTAATTGTAGTACATGGATCCACTTTTGAAAGGACACACCAAACGTACATGTTTGCCGTCAATAGCTCCAAGGCAATTGGGGTAATTAGCATTTTTCTCAAAGCTTGCTGCAACACTTTCGTACTGCTCTCTTGTTGGTACAGGGAGcactttcattttcaaaatagaCCAAATGACTCGGCATACGCTTCTCACAATTTTGGATGCAGTTGAAATCCCGATTCtaaacatacagggtggccatttgaaaacgaaacagacgagattacagacgaaataaagtttttcgatagaaatgctcggacaggtcgatttctgtttcgaggggaacaacttaagatgtaggtaacggacgcatagcgcttcaacccttgccgCTACAACCCCcaaccccaatttttgaatagggacgatggggtgagtgatacctcaatttaaaggtatttttatactgatttcagcacagtgattgttttttcattttatgcattagttctcgaaatattcatgcgttagttagttaggaaggaagccacagtcatggttgttttgaagctcaaaatgtcgatttttcacaaaacactacaagtgccatgaaaacaccacttcattttcaaatacttagttaaaaatatttcgagaactaatgcataaaatgaaaaaacaattactgtgctgaaatcagtataaaaatacctttcaaatgaggtatcactcaccccatcttcccttttcaaaatttgggggtgagggttgtagtagcaagggttgaagcgctatgcgtccgtgacctacatcttaagttgtccccctcgaaacagaaatcgacctgtccgagcatttctatcgaaaaactttatttcgtctgtaatctcgtctgtttcgttttcaaatggccaccttGTATAATGTAGCTAGGTGAATGTGCAACCACTTGCGAGGTACCTAAAAAGATGGTAATGATGAAATTACAAAACAAAGTTTCCACACAAATTTCAAAATAGTTAAAGGCAGTATTTATATTTGTATCACGCAATTAATCATTACTACCATGTTGTCACATTAATTCTTTCTTTGTTGATATAGAAAAGGACTTAACGACAAAATGGAGAAATGGAGAAGTGGTTCCCGAAGAGCTCTCGAAAGAAACAAAAAGGCGACGAGATCTGGTGCATCCGCTTCAAAAACTAAAAAGTACATTTACCACGATCAAATAGATCTTTTGAGGAAAATTTTTGATACGAGGGCGACTGAAGATTCGATGGCAAGTGAAAATAGTGATCAGGAAAGCTACGTTGAAAGTGTAGAAGGTGAGCATGAGGATCAACAGCAGTTCTCCAGAGATGAAGGATCTTCAAATCTGGAAAGTGTTCgtcattcaacaaaaaaaaaaaaacaatcctCTACAAGCCAACCTGAACAATTTGAGCTCAAATTAATGGAGATGGTTCAAAATCCGAACCGTCACATAGCTTTCATTCAAGGACTTTTGCCCACACTTGAAAATTTCGATGACGATGAAGTCTTGGAATTTCAAACTGGCGTTCTTCAGTTGGCCCAAAGAATAAAatccaaaagaaaaaataaagctAGTTCAACTCCAGATCCGTCTTTCCATCCAAATCAGACCATTCAGTATTATGGATGTGGAGAGCCCAGTACTTCTCGAGAACGTTACTACTCGAATTCGATGGCAAGAACTCCGAACGCTACTTCCGTAAACATGCAAGATGATTACAGCCCTAGATCCCCCTCTCCCAATTGAACCGATACAACACTCCCGCCTCCATTTGAAAGTCCATTTCCACATGATATGATACCATAATGAATGATTTCATGTGTGGTTGCAAGTAGACGTGATCTGTAGCCATTCCGATAATTAAGAAATCATCGAAGTAAATTTCGTACATACATATCCAAAATTATAAAGTATGCGTTTTACGAGGGAACAAATGGGTGAAATCAAGTTGGGGGTCAAAGCAGTCCTTAATGATATCCTGGGAAAGATTTTCTACAAAAAGTTATAGAAAAAGTAAGCATCGCTTTCGAGCTAAAACTAGAAGCAAAACtgaaagaaaaggaagaagttCATCAGAAAGAGATGAAAAAGTTGGAGGAAAAAGTTGGCACTCTGAAACAGCACTCCAGAAGACAAAATTTGAGGATATATGGGGTCAAAGAAGTTCACGGAAGAAGCCCATTGAAAGACTTCAATAGTACTATGTTGAAGTTATCTATTCAGCATAAGTCTCCAACTGAATGTTATCGAATAGGACATTTCAAACCTGAAGGAAAACCACGACCTATCTTCGTGAAATTGTCTAATTATGAAGAAAaggttgaaataatgaaaaaccgaagaaaactcaaaggCCTTATAATCCACATCAAGAAAGACCTGACAAAAACcagaattgaaataatgaacaaaGCATCAGAAAAATatggtttcaaaaatgaatGGAGCCTGAATGGGAGAATATTTGGCATCATAAACGGgataaaaactgaaatcaaaACAATGGACACCTTATCTGATTGAAAATGTAAGTACATATTGTTGTATTATTTCGAATGAATATCGGAATGTGGGCTGTAAAAAAGAACGCTGATATTCAGATTGAAACGAGGAATTAATTTAGTAgtcttttctttttttaataCGCATAGAGGGATATTGGGGGAAATAATTTTAATCTGATTATTGATAATGTTCGAATACGTAGAGGAATTAGATAATTATAACAGAGTTAATGAATGCATTGTTGGAAACTGTGGAGAATTGAGGGAGGAAACATTAGAAATACTGAGAACTGGATTTAATGTTTTACATCAGAATATAAGAAGCCTACGaaagaattttgatgaatttcttgtttatttagaatgtcttgattttcaaaataatgtgaTTATTTTAACGGAAACATGGAATGTTCAGAACTTGGATTGTTTCAAGATACCGAATTACACATCTTATTACAATAATTCTTGTTTGAACCAAAATGATGAAGTAGTCGTTTTTATCAATAATAAGTGGAAGTACTCAATAGAACCCACACAAATCGGAAATATTTCTGTCACTATGATGAAGTTAAAACTGAATCAATTGGAGCTAAATATTCTCGCAACCACAAACGATCTGAATGATATTAATTATTGGGTGGTATTCATTTGCGACCTTTAACGGAAAATTTAGTGAGTTTGTATAGAGAAAACCAATAATTGAGATCGATGAATTGGCTAAATAGATGAAGCGCATCGGCAGATGTTCTCTTTGATTTTTCGAAgaatcaaaatttcataattagGCAATCCTCTCTTTGAAGCTGTTCTTAATCGAATAACatggaatgagaacaaacaTCATATATCTATTCAATCGGTCTTATTCATTGGGcagtattaatttttgaaatcagcccttaaaattcatttgataaataaaattaaaggaCAAATTAATTGTTATTGTTTACCAACAACTTTTAAATTCAAATATCCATATCTTGTTACAAAGTGGTGCATAGAttctaatctttttttttttctctagggAAGAATGCTATTGATCACCATATAATATACTATGCACCGTCTCCATTTTGAGTTCATCCACACCTCTGAGCACCTGATAAACCAGTTGTACAAGAACGATAAGGCAATATTGGGATTTGAGCGATGGAATACATATTTTGACATGGTTGATGGAAATCAATAGGCTACTGGATGGTATGTCCCATTTGGTGATATGAATTCTCATAGATTAGGTTTTTAATtacaatattcattgattttaaaaaaaatctgttattAAATAGGCAATATAGCCCTCGCATCGTCGACATATAGCGAGC
Above is a window of Harmonia axyridis chromosome X, icHarAxyr1.1, whole genome shotgun sequence DNA encoding:
- the LOC123685997 gene encoding uncharacterized protein LOC123685997 codes for the protein MEKWRSGSRRALERNKKATRSGASASKTKKYIYHDQIDLLRKIFDTRATEDSMASENSDQESYVESVEGEHEDQQQFSRDEGSSNLESVRHSTKKKKQSSTSQPEQFELKLMEMVQNPNRHIAFIQGLLPTLENFDDDEVLEFQTGVLQLAQRIKSKRKNKASSTPDPSFHPNQTIQYYGCGEPSTSRERYYSNSMARTPNATSVNMQDDYSPRSPSPN